GAGCGATAGCATCTTTAGGTGTTCCATTCTTTTCTTCTGAGCTGGTATAGATTGGTAAGTTAAAGTCAGATAACTTAAGAACTTCGAAGTTTGCATCGTAATCCTTAGAAACATCTAAGAGAGTATTTGCTAACTTCAAATTATTTCCATCGCTTGCAGCAACTATTAAAATTTCTTTTTTCATATATTCTCCTCGCTGCATTTTACTTCAAAATGATTAGCAATTATAGTTTAATTATTGAACAGATTAGACAGGATTTTAATAAATGAATAACGAACTTTCAAATTATATTACTTTCAGCGAAGATGTTGAGCATGCTCTTTTAAATGCAATTCCAGTGGTTGCTCTTGAGTCAACTATTATCTCTCATGGCATGTCCTACCCAAAGAATTTGGAAACAGCTAAGAAGGTAGAGGGGATTGTTAGGGCCAATGGCGCTGTTCCTGCTACAATAGCTATTATTAAAGGTAAGTTAAAAATAGGATTAGATCATAGTGAGCTCGAGCTCTTAGCTAAAGAGGGACAGAAAGTTCATAAAACTTCAAGAAGAGATATTCCCTATGTTGTATCTTCTATGAAGACAGGGGCCACCACCGTAGCGGCCACAATGTTTATTAGTTCACTAGCTGGAATAAAGGTATTTGCTACAGGTGGAATAGGTGGTGTTCATCGCGGAGCTAGTCAAACCTTTGATATTTCTGCAGACCTTCAAGAATTAGGCAAGACCAATGTGGCGGTTATTTGTGCGGGAATAAAATCTA
This window of the Halobacteriovorax sp. HLS genome carries:
- a CDS encoding pseudouridine-5'-phosphate glycosidase → MNNELSNYITFSEDVEHALLNAIPVVALESTIISHGMSYPKNLETAKKVEGIVRANGAVPATIAIIKGKLKIGLDHSELELLAKEGQKVHKTSRRDIPYVVSSMKTGATTVAATMFISSLAGIKVFATGGIGGVHRGASQTFDISADLQELGKTNVAVICAGIKSILDIGLTLEYLETYGVPVLGNNVEQLPAFYSRESDFKVNFKMNNEKEIADFLKVKWDLGLKGGVVIGNPVPAEFSYDKSQIDAVINDAIKEMNEKEIVGKESTPFLLKRISELTKGKSLDSNIELVLNNARVASLIAVELSRL